The genome window ACTCACTGGTACATTAATGGTTGTTGTTATTTGGGATTGTATCGTAGTGAAAGAAATTGATCTTCATGCTGCACATCTTCGTATGCTTGAGTACAAGATTTATAACAAGGtaagattttttttctcatttgtgCCCGTGCTGGAAAATGTAATGGTTTGGGGTAACCTTTGGTATTCATCATATTTATACGTATTTGGTGACTGTGCAAGAGATTTACCTGATCAGGTTAAATCTTTAACCCTCCAATTTACTCCTGATCAGGTATTAATTTAATATTGACTTGTATTCTCAGTTTTCAATATTTGTCATTTTGATGACCGTAATCACTTGGGTTTCTTCTCTAGATATATCCTTCATTTGAGAACCCAACAGAGATGCAGATGTTCAGAAACCTTAGGAACTTAAGCTTGAAACTTGTGACCCGTCTTGCGATTGTAGAGATATTTGATCTATCCAGACTCTTGGGTGATTTTCCTGTGCCCCAATCTTTGAATTTTGTGGTGAGTTATCCATGTTCATGATCTTATTCTTTTcataattcttatattttttatattctttgtcCATGAACTATCTTTATAGAAAGGCACTTACGTTTTTAAACTTAGAATCTATTCGCTTTGTGGTGAACTCTAGGTTTACTCTTTGGTGAATTGCTACGTTGATAGAAATATCATGTTGTGTTAAGAGGTAACAACCAGTAGACCatttgttttgatgatttttgaaatCCTAGAGGATCATACTTCACAAATAGAATCTACTTGGTCTTTCATAAAACAATGCGAAGGAGCATTGATTTTATCATAATCTGTAGTTAGTGCAACTcctctatcggaaacaacctctctaccttgtAAGGATAGGGGTATGGTCTGGATGTGTTGTTTTATAGTGCAGTTCTTTTTAATCATCTATTTGTAAATTTTTTCTTGACATCCGATAACAAAGTGGCACATCAGTTTAGTTGGTACAGTGGAAAGTCTTAAAAGATAGATTGCGAAGATCTGCAAATTGTATGTTAAAACATTGCTTTATAAACTACAGAAATGTCCAACCTTACTGGTTGTTGAATCAAACGCTCGAGtacctttttctttttgttcatttGGTGAGATCCATGACACAATGAACTACCAATTAATTGTAATATTCCTTACAGTCCATTGTTAGTTCAGTTTAGCTTTGCTTAACTACTAAGTCGTAGTTGTAATTATTTAGCACTGTATGAGGTGATTAAGCTTCCGACAACAAGGGAGAGAAGGCGGCCTCCTCCATCTCCTACACGTCACACTGAACTAAAACAAGTGACATACGGTGGATTTAATGGATTAGATACTGAGATGGAATTTGTTCTTTACATTCTAAGATGTGCAGCAGTACTTGAGCAGATGTTTCTCAGCCCTGGATACAAGAGTGAGTTCTTTATAGATCGGAATTCGGTATCGAACCTTTCATTCGATGAAGAAAAACGCAACTTAATCCAACAGAGACTGCATGGACAAGCTATCCCTGGGAAAGCTACGGTGATCATCCAATAAGATATTGGACAAATACTCTATTGGAAAAGGATTAGCGTACACGCTACTTTTCGAGACCTTACATTTACTATAGTAGAGCTCTTTAGTCATTAGGGATATTTGTTATTAAGTACTGTTACTTTTTAAGGATTGTGTACAT of Capsicum annuum cultivar UCD-10X-F1 unplaced genomic scaffold, UCD10Xv1.1 ctg24418, whole genome shotgun sequence contains these proteins:
- the LOC124885368 gene encoding uncharacterized protein LOC124885368 isoform X1, with amino-acid sequence MVVVIWDCIVVKEIDLHAAHLRMLEYKIYNKVRFFFSFVPVLENVMVWGNLWYSSYLYVFGDCARDLPDQVKSLTLQFTPDQIYPSFENPTEMQMFRNLRNLSLKLVTRLAIVEIFDLSRLLGDFPVPQSLNFVVIKLPTTRERRRPPPSPTRHTELKQVTYGGFNGLDTEMEFVLYILRCAAVLEQMFLSPGYKSEFFIDRNSVSNLSFDEEKRNLIQQRLHGQAIPGKATVIIQ
- the LOC124885368 gene encoding uncharacterized protein LOC124885368 isoform X3, whose amino-acid sequence is MVVVIWDCIVVKEIDLHAAHLRMLEYKIYNKIYPSFENPTEMQMFRNLRNLSLKLVTRLAIVEIFDLSRLLGDFPVPQSLNFVVIKLPTTRERRRPPPSPTRHTELKQVTYGGFNGLDTEMEFVLYILRCAAVLEQMFLSPGYKSEFFIDRNSVSNLSFDEEKRNLIQQRLHGQAIPGKATVIIQ
- the LOC124885368 gene encoding uncharacterized protein LOC124885368 isoform X2; protein product: MVVVIWDCIVVKEIDLHAAHLRMLEYKIYNKVRFFFSFVPVLENVMVWGNLWYSSYLYVFGDCARDLPDQVKSLTLQFTPDQIYPSFENPTEMQMFRNLRNLSLKLVTRLAIVEIFDLSRLLGDFPVPQSLNFVLPTTRERRRPPPSPTRHTELKQVTYGGFNGLDTEMEFVLYILRCAAVLEQMFLSPGYKSEFFIDRNSVSNLSFDEEKRNLIQQRLHGQAIPGKATVIIQ